One part of the Neisseria zalophi genome encodes these proteins:
- a CDS encoding ABC transporter substrate-binding protein, producing MERTLFRKSTVLLATLAAFGLAACGGGDESANSNTQTAQSSEPAEQQEVVIGNGAEPESLDPQKVSGVPEANILRQMLVGLTTTDNDGNTVAGMAEKWESADNKVWTFHLRDAQWSNGDPVTADDFVYSMRRLTDPATASPYASYLADAKVANAAAIIEGKAKPETLGVKALDPKTLEITLTEPVPYFPDMLIHTSVKPVHAKTVEQFGNKWTSPENIVVNGPYKLKDWVVNSRIVLERNPNYFDDAATSVNQITLLPISSPPTDVSRFQAGESDFTYNDIPSEQFQSLKRDMGDQMKVSPYLCTYYYEFNHTKPPFDNAKVRKALQLALDRETLAEKVVGRGETAAYQFTPPATQGMPTFTPEWQQQDKAQRIATAKQLLNEAGYDEAHPLTFELLYNTNENHKKNAVAAAALWKEALGFVNVDLVNQEWKTYLDTRRDQRFQMARGGWCADYNEGSAFLNIFKSDNSSNYGKYNSPEFDSLMMKTLANDVSPEARGELYRQAEAVLDKDAATIFVYHYVNGRLVKPHVDGYSLKDPLDNWQVKNWKILKH from the coding sequence ATGGAACGCACTTTGTTTAGAAAAAGCACGGTATTGTTGGCGACTTTGGCCGCTTTCGGCTTGGCTGCGTGTGGCGGCGGTGATGAGTCGGCAAACTCAAATACCCAAACAGCGCAAAGCAGCGAGCCGGCGGAACAGCAGGAAGTGGTGATTGGCAACGGGGCGGAACCCGAATCGCTGGATCCGCAAAAAGTATCCGGCGTACCCGAAGCCAATATTCTGCGCCAAATGCTGGTCGGCTTAACCACGACCGACAACGACGGCAACACCGTTGCCGGTATGGCTGAAAAGTGGGAAAGTGCCGATAACAAAGTATGGACGTTTCATTTGCGCGATGCCCAATGGTCGAACGGCGATCCGGTAACCGCCGATGATTTTGTTTACAGTATGCGCCGCCTAACCGACCCTGCTACGGCTTCGCCTTATGCCAGCTATCTGGCGGATGCGAAAGTGGCCAATGCCGCTGCCATTATCGAAGGCAAAGCCAAGCCGGAAACGCTGGGTGTGAAAGCGCTCGACCCGAAAACGCTGGAAATCACGCTCACCGAGCCGGTGCCTTATTTTCCCGATATGCTGATTCACACTTCGGTAAAACCCGTGCATGCCAAAACGGTCGAGCAGTTCGGCAATAAATGGACATCACCTGAAAATATAGTTGTTAACGGCCCGTATAAACTCAAAGATTGGGTGGTAAACAGCCGCATTGTGTTGGAACGCAACCCGAATTATTTCGACGATGCCGCCACGTCTGTTAATCAGATTACCCTGTTGCCGATTTCTTCACCGCCGACCGATGTAAGCCGTTTCCAAGCCGGTGAATCTGACTTTACCTATAACGATATTCCGTCCGAACAGTTTCAAAGCCTGAAGCGGGATATGGGCGATCAGATGAAAGTGTCGCCTTATTTGTGCACTTATTATTATGAATTCAACCATACCAAACCGCCGTTTGATAATGCGAAAGTCCGCAAAGCGCTGCAATTGGCGTTAGACCGCGAAACCTTGGCGGAAAAAGTGGTTGGCCGAGGCGAAACCGCTGCCTATCAATTCACCCCGCCGGCTACGCAGGGCATGCCGACCTTTACGCCCGAATGGCAGCAGCAGGATAAAGCGCAACGGATTGCAACGGCAAAACAATTGCTGAACGAAGCCGGATATGATGAAGCCCATCCGCTCACTTTCGAGCTGCTCTACAACACCAATGAAAACCACAAGAAAAACGCCGTCGCCGCAGCCGCATTGTGGAAAGAGGCGTTGGGTTTTGTGAATGTGGATTTGGTGAACCAAGAATGGAAAACCTATCTGGATACGCGCCGCGACCAGCGTTTCCAAATGGCGCGCGGCGGCTGGTGTGCCGACTATAACGAAGGTTCGGCATTTTTAAATATTTTCAAATCCGACAACAGCAGCAACTACGGCAAATACAACAGCCCCGAGTTTGACAGCTTAATGATGAAAACATTGGCTAATGATGTCAGCCCCGAAGCGCGCGGCGAATTGTATCGTCAGGCCGAAGCGGTGTTGGATAAAGATGCCGCCACGATTTTTGTTTATCATTATGTTAACGGCCGCTTGGTGAAACCGCATGTGGACGGTTATTCCTTGAAAGACCCGCTGGACAACTGGCAGGTGAAAAACTGGAAAATCTTGAAGCATTGA
- the dnaJ gene encoding molecular chaperone DnaJ, protein MSSKDFYETLGVARSASDDEIKKAYRKLAMKYHPDRNQGDAEAEEKFKEVQKAYDILSDKQKRSAYDQYGHAGVDPNMGAGGFGGGFGGGFSGAQGFDFSDIFSQMFGGAAGGGRQQSYQGSDLQYRVSITLEEAAKGIKKRITIPTYEECDVCHGSGAKPGTSPTTCSTCHGTGTIHVRQAIFQMQQTCPTCHGTGKEIKEPCAKCHGEGRVKTTKTVEVNIPAGIDDGQQIRLSGEGEPGMHGAPAGDLYVVVHVKEHKTFERNGLDLHCEMPISFATAALGGEVEVPTLDGKVKLSIPKETQTGRRMRVKGKGVKSLRSSAVGDLYCHVLVETPVNLTDRQKELLEEFEKISTGMERSQTPRQKSFFDKVRDIFD, encoded by the coding sequence ATGAGCAGCAAAGATTTTTACGAAACCCTGGGCGTTGCCCGCAGCGCAAGCGATGACGAAATTAAAAAAGCCTATCGCAAACTTGCCATGAAATATCATCCCGACCGCAATCAAGGCGATGCCGAAGCGGAAGAGAAATTTAAAGAAGTTCAAAAAGCCTACGATATTTTATCCGACAAACAAAAACGCAGCGCATACGACCAATACGGCCATGCCGGTGTCGACCCCAATATGGGTGCCGGCGGATTCGGCGGCGGTTTTGGCGGCGGATTCAGTGGTGCGCAAGGCTTCGACTTCAGCGATATTTTCAGCCAGATGTTTGGTGGTGCCGCAGGTGGCGGCCGCCAACAAAGCTATCAAGGTTCAGACCTGCAATATCGCGTCAGCATTACTTTGGAAGAAGCAGCCAAAGGCATTAAAAAACGCATCACAATTCCTACCTATGAAGAATGTGATGTCTGCCACGGCTCAGGCGCAAAACCCGGCACGTCGCCCACCACCTGCTCGACTTGTCACGGTACCGGTACCATCCATGTGCGTCAGGCTATTTTCCAAATGCAGCAAACCTGCCCGACCTGTCACGGCACCGGCAAAGAAATCAAAGAGCCTTGTGCAAAATGTCATGGCGAAGGCCGCGTAAAAACCACCAAAACGGTTGAAGTCAATATCCCTGCCGGTATCGACGACGGCCAACAAATCCGCCTGAGCGGTGAAGGCGAACCCGGTATGCACGGCGCGCCTGCCGGCGATTTATATGTGGTGGTGCATGTAAAAGAGCATAAAACATTCGAGCGCAACGGCTTGGATCTGCATTGCGAAATGCCCATCAGCTTTGCCACTGCCGCATTAGGCGGCGAAGTGGAAGTGCCCACTTTAGACGGCAAAGTCAAATTAAGCATTCCCAAAGAAACCCAAACCGGCCGCCGTATGCGCGTGAAAGGTAAAGGCGTTAAATCGCTGCGCTCCAGCGCAGTGGGCGACCTATACTGCCATGTCTTGGTGGAAACCCCGGTTAACCTGACCGACCGCCAAAAAGAATTGCTGGAAGAGTTTGAAAAAATCTCCACCGGTATGGAACGCTCGCAAACACCGCGCCAAAAATCGTTCTTCGACAAAGTGCGCGATATTTTCGATTAA
- the oppB gene encoding oligopeptide ABC transporter permease OppB: MFRFIIRRILEAIPTLLVLITVSFFMMRLAPGSPFTGERNLPPAVLANIEAKYHLNDPIWLQYADYLKQLAHGDFGPSFKYKDYTVNELLSQAFPVSLEIGFYAFVIAFVVGVSLGVLAALKQNSWLDYITMGVAMTGVVIPSFVKAPLLVLVFGVWLKWLPAGGWNGGALPNLVLPVAALAFAYISSIARITRGSMIEVMNSPFIRTARAKGLSTRYIVWKHALRPAMLPVISYLGPAFVGIITGSIVIETIFGLPGIGQLFVNGALNRDYGMVLSLTILVGVLTIVFNMVVDILYAVIDPKIRY, from the coding sequence ATGTTCCGATTTATTATCCGCCGCATACTGGAAGCCATTCCCACGCTGCTGGTATTGATTACGGTGTCTTTTTTTATGATGCGGCTGGCTCCGGGCAGCCCGTTTACCGGCGAGCGCAACCTGCCGCCGGCGGTATTGGCCAATATCGAAGCCAAATATCACCTCAACGATCCCATCTGGCTGCAATATGCCGACTATCTCAAGCAATTGGCGCACGGCGATTTCGGCCCTTCTTTCAAATATAAAGACTATACCGTGAACGAACTGCTGTCGCAGGCGTTTCCCGTGTCGCTCGAAATCGGTTTTTATGCGTTTGTGATTGCATTTGTGGTGGGGGTGTCGCTCGGGGTGTTGGCGGCGTTAAAGCAGAATTCATGGCTGGATTACATCACGATGGGCGTGGCCATGACGGGGGTGGTGATTCCCAGCTTTGTGAAAGCGCCGTTGCTGGTGTTGGTGTTTGGGGTGTGGCTGAAATGGCTGCCGGCCGGCGGTTGGAACGGCGGTGCGTTGCCCAATCTGGTGTTGCCGGTGGCGGCTTTGGCCTTTGCCTATATTTCCAGCATCGCACGGATTACGCGCGGTTCGATGATTGAAGTGATGAACAGCCCGTTTATCCGCACCGCCCGCGCCAAAGGTTTGTCTACCCGCTATATTGTTTGGAAACACGCTTTGCGCCCGGCCATGCTGCCGGTGATTTCCTATCTAGGCCCCGCTTTTGTGGGCATTATTACCGGCTCGATTGTGATTGAAACCATTTTCGGCCTGCCCGGTATCGGCCAGCTTTTTGTAAACGGTGCACTCAACCGCGATTACGGCATGGTGTTGAGCCTAACCATTTTGGTGGGCGTGCTCACGATTGTCTTTAATATGGTGGTCGATATTCTTTATGCGGTTATCGACCCGAAAATCCGGTATTAA
- the oppC gene encoding oligopeptide ABC transporter permease OppC — protein MMFKKKQAAALAVALDSAAPDIKGRSLWQDAWRRFRRNRAALASGLILLFICLFVIIVPLLAPFAYDYTDWGSMQSPPSFENQHYFGTDSLGRDLLTRVAIGGRISLMVGIAGAWVAVLIGVVYGAVSGFFGGKTDMLMMRFLEILNAFPFMFFVILLVTFFGRNLAFIFVAIGMVSWLDVARIVRGQTLSLKRKEFIEAAHVGGVSDIRIVFRHIVPNVLGVVVVYASLLVPGMILFESFLSFLGLGVQEPMTSWGALLQDGANTMQIAPWQLLVPAVFLVVTLFCFNFIGDGLRDALDPKDR, from the coding sequence ATGATGTTCAAAAAAAAGCAGGCCGCCGCATTGGCTGTCGCACTCGACAGCGCCGCGCCCGATATTAAAGGCCGCAGCTTGTGGCAGGATGCGTGGCGGCGTTTCCGCCGCAACCGCGCCGCTTTGGCCAGCGGCCTGATTCTGCTGTTTATCTGTTTGTTTGTCATTATCGTGCCGCTGTTGGCACCTTTTGCCTACGACTATACCGACTGGGGCTCGATGCAGTCGCCGCCGTCGTTTGAAAACCAACATTATTTCGGCACCGATTCGCTCGGGCGCGATTTGCTCACCCGTGTGGCTATCGGCGGGCGCATTTCGCTGATGGTCGGCATTGCCGGCGCGTGGGTGGCAGTGTTGATTGGTGTGGTTTACGGGGCGGTGTCGGGGTTTTTCGGCGGCAAAACCGATATGCTGATGATGCGCTTTTTGGAAATTCTCAATGCTTTTCCGTTTATGTTTTTTGTGATTTTGCTGGTAACGTTTTTCGGCCGTAACCTTGCGTTTATTTTTGTGGCCATCGGCATGGTGTCGTGGCTGGATGTGGCGCGGATTGTGCGCGGGCAGACTTTAAGCCTGAAGCGTAAAGAATTTATCGAAGCGGCGCATGTGGGCGGGGTGTCGGATATCCGAATTGTGTTCCGCCATATTGTGCCGAATGTGTTGGGGGTGGTTGTTGTGTATGCTTCGCTGCTGGTGCCGGGCATGATTTTGTTTGAATCGTTTCTGAGCTTTTTGGGCTTGGGGGTGCAAGAGCCGATGACCAGCTGGGGCGCATTATTACAAGACGGCGCCAATACCATGCAGATTGCGCCGTGGCAGTTGTTGGTGCCGGCCGTGTTTTTAGTGGTAACCCTGT
- the lpxB gene encoding lipid-A-disaccharide synthase produces the protein MNSNHPIDNRSITIALCAGEASGDLLGAHLMDALKQRCPNARFVGIGGPRMMAKGFESLYDQEKLAVRGFVEVVKRLPEILKIRRGLVKSLKKIRPDVFVGIDAPDFNLGVAEKLKKAGIPTLHYVSPSVWAWRRERVDTIVHQVNRVLCLFPMEPPLYQDAGGKADFVGHPLAQTMPIDADREAARKQMKIEQWETVFCLMPGSRVSEIDYMAPLFFHTAKLLLQRYPSARFLLPVATVATRQRLVEILNQGEFRALPIQLMSAHADLACTAADVVLVTSGTATLEVALCKRPMVISYRISPLTYAYVKRKVKVPHVGLPNILLNKGAVPELLQHDARPEKLAAAVAEWYESPRDVAALQQDFHQLHLILKKDTSALAAEAVLAESGVAAAA, from the coding sequence ATGAATTCCAACCACCCTATTGATAACCGTAGTATCACTATTGCCTTATGTGCCGGAGAAGCTTCCGGCGATTTGCTTGGTGCCCATTTGATGGATGCGCTCAAGCAACGCTGCCCGAATGCCCGTTTTGTCGGTATCGGCGGGCCCCGTATGATGGCGAAAGGTTTTGAAAGTCTGTACGACCAAGAAAAGTTGGCGGTGCGCGGTTTTGTGGAAGTGGTGAAACGGCTGCCGGAAATTTTAAAAATCCGTAGGGGCTTGGTGAAAAGCCTGAAAAAAATCCGCCCTGATGTGTTTGTGGGCATTGATGCGCCCGATTTTAATTTGGGTGTGGCGGAAAAATTGAAAAAAGCCGGTATTCCGACTTTGCATTATGTCAGCCCTTCGGTGTGGGCATGGCGGCGCGAGCGGGTGGATACGATTGTGCATCAGGTTAACCGGGTGCTGTGTCTGTTTCCAATGGAGCCGCCGCTTTATCAGGATGCCGGCGGAAAGGCTGATTTTGTCGGGCATCCGTTGGCGCAGACCATGCCCATAGATGCAGACCGCGAAGCCGCCCGCAAGCAGATGAAAATCGAACAGTGGGAAACGGTGTTTTGCCTGATGCCGGGCAGCCGTGTCAGTGAAATCGACTATATGGCACCATTGTTTTTTCACACCGCCAAGCTATTGCTGCAAAGATATCCGAGTGCGCGTTTCTTATTGCCGGTGGCTACGGTAGCAACACGGCAGCGGCTTGTTGAAATTTTAAATCAGGGCGAATTCAGGGCATTGCCGATTCAATTAATGTCGGCGCATGCCGATTTGGCGTGTACGGCGGCGGATGTGGTGTTGGTAACCAGCGGTACGGCGACTTTGGAAGTGGCTTTATGCAAGCGGCCGATGGTAATCAGCTATCGGATTTCGCCGCTCACTTATGCTTATGTGAAGCGCAAAGTAAAAGTGCCGCATGTGGGGCTGCCCAATATTTTATTAAACAAAGGTGCCGTGCCCGAATTGTTGCAACATGATGCCCGGCCGGAAAAATTAGCGGCGGCAGTGGCGGAATGGTATGAATCGCCGCGTGATGTGGCTGCATTGCAGCAGGATTTCCACCAATTGCATCTGATATTGAAAAAAGATACTTCGGCATTGGCGGCGGAAGCGGTGTTGGCAGAATCGGGCGTGGCCGCAGCTGCTTGA